From one Methylomonas paludis genomic stretch:
- the radA gene encoding DNA repair protein RadA encodes MAKKSKIAFVCSECGADYPGWSGQCNQCGAWNSIKELRLASAKSGRDTSGYAGLRSEVHVLADVNLTRTERISTGLSEFDRVLGGGIVKGSVVLIGGAPGAGKSTILLQAIAHIAQHQAVLYVSGEESLQQIAERAQRLGLPTAGIKMLAETSVQHICSILDEEQPQVVIIDSIQVMYTADSESAPGSVSQVRESASYLTQYAKRSGVSFFLVGHVTKDQSLAGPMTLSHIVDAQVVLSSTDDARFRVLRADKNRFGSVGELGFFAMESTGLKEVKNPSAMFLSRAEKPAPGSVVTVLWEGTRPLLVEIQALVTESQYGNPRRLAVGLDQNRLAMLLAVLSRHGGIFTGTDEIYTNVVGGIKVSETSSDLAIVIGVVSSLRDRIVPYDTVFFGELGLNGEIRPVANGHARLNEAAKHGFKRAVIPKSNKPKDVIKDLRVYPVTNIQEALAVLEEL; translated from the coding sequence ATGGCTAAAAAATCGAAAATTGCCTTTGTCTGCAGCGAATGCGGCGCAGACTATCCCGGCTGGTCCGGGCAATGCAATCAATGCGGAGCCTGGAACAGTATTAAGGAACTGCGCCTGGCTAGCGCCAAATCAGGTCGCGACACCAGCGGTTATGCCGGTCTGCGTAGTGAAGTGCATGTATTGGCGGATGTCAATCTAACCCGGACGGAGCGCATTTCCACGGGTTTGAGTGAATTTGACCGGGTATTGGGCGGCGGTATTGTCAAAGGCAGTGTTGTATTGATCGGCGGTGCACCCGGCGCCGGCAAAAGTACTATTTTACTGCAAGCCATTGCCCATATCGCCCAACATCAGGCGGTACTGTATGTGTCCGGCGAAGAATCGCTGCAACAAATTGCCGAACGCGCCCAAAGGCTGGGTTTGCCAACCGCCGGCATCAAAATGCTGGCGGAAACTTCAGTCCAGCACATCTGCAGCATTCTGGATGAAGAACAGCCTCAGGTGGTGATTATTGACTCGATACAGGTGATGTACACTGCCGACAGTGAATCGGCACCCGGCTCGGTGTCACAGGTGCGGGAATCTGCCAGTTATCTGACCCAGTATGCCAAACGCAGCGGCGTGTCGTTTTTTTTGGTGGGCCATGTCACTAAAGATCAGTCTTTGGCCGGGCCTATGACCCTGAGCCATATCGTTGATGCCCAAGTGGTGTTGTCATCAACCGATGATGCCCGTTTCCGGGTGCTGCGCGCCGACAAGAACCGCTTCGGCAGCGTGGGTGAGCTGGGCTTTTTTGCTATGGAAAGTACCGGTTTGAAAGAGGTGAAAAATCCTTCCGCCATGTTTTTATCCCGCGCGGAAAAGCCTGCGCCCGGCAGTGTCGTCACGGTGCTGTGGGAAGGCACCCGGCCCTTGCTGGTGGAAATTCAGGCATTGGTCACCGAAAGTCAGTATGGTAATCCGCGGCGTCTGGCGGTAGGCCTGGATCAAAACCGGCTGGCCATGCTGTTGGCCGTGCTGTCGCGGCATGGCGGCATTTTTACCGGCACCGATGAAATTTATACCAATGTGGTTGGCGGCATTAAAGTCAGTGAAACCAGTAGCGATCTGGCCATTGTTATCGGGGTGGTATCCAGCCTGCGTGACCGCATTGTTCCTTACGACACGGTGTTTTTTGGTGAGCTGGGCTTGAACGGTGAAATTCGCCCGGTTGCCAATGGCCACGCCCGCTTGAACGAAGCAGCCAAACATGGCTTTAAACGCGCGGTTATTCCTAAAAGTAATAAACCAAAAGATGTCATTAAGGATTTACGGGTATATCCGGTCACAAATATTCAGGAAGCCCTGGCAGTGCTGGAAGAGTTGTAA
- a CDS encoding cation:proton antiporter family protein, whose protein sequence is MLELIWISAALLAGLLASRLFFPPLVGYLAAGYALHYFKIQALPNLAHLADIGIQLLLFTVGLKLKARSLLRKEVLSVGGLHLLLMASVSALVFFWLDQRVTGGLILGVSLSFSSTVLAIKVLEDSGELSALHGRDVLSILILQDIVAIGLLAYAEGEQPQPWAAALFLLPLLRPITHRLLTACHSAELKLLLGVTLALAGGVLAEHVGVAADIGALLTGLTLAGHPSTTALANKLWGIKELFLVAFFLQIGLTDLPGREQFVIALQLLAMLPLQGLMFFGLFLFAGLRARNAFVSALVLMTYSEFALITTGAVVKAGLLPDEWQAIISLAVAGSLAIAAPLNRFSQPLFAACETFLIKFEKPSGHPDRLPDCLGVAEWLVIGMGDTGISAYQTLANQEQRVVGLDADPTVLERLLADGRRVVYGDAEDSSLLSRLPLERIKGIVLAVPSLEVRTSAISLLRKRGFLGLIGTVGGNAEEALSLQQQGADFVIQPLLEAGKQLAKQITGNRTPQH, encoded by the coding sequence ATGCTCGAATTAATATGGATTAGCGCTGCCTTGCTGGCCGGCTTACTGGCTAGCCGTCTGTTTTTCCCGCCGCTGGTTGGCTATCTGGCTGCCGGCTATGCCTTACATTATTTTAAGATTCAGGCCTTACCCAATCTGGCGCATCTGGCTGACATAGGCATACAGTTACTCCTGTTCACGGTGGGTTTAAAATTAAAAGCCCGTTCCCTGCTGCGCAAAGAGGTATTAAGCGTAGGCGGTTTACATTTGTTATTGATGGCATCGGTATCCGCTTTAGTGTTTTTTTGGTTGGATCAACGGGTTACCGGCGGCTTGATTTTGGGCGTCAGTCTGTCATTTTCCAGCACGGTGCTGGCAATCAAGGTATTGGAAGACAGCGGCGAACTTTCTGCTTTACATGGTCGGGATGTGCTGAGTATTCTAATACTACAGGACATTGTGGCTATTGGGCTGCTGGCCTATGCCGAAGGTGAACAGCCCCAACCCTGGGCAGCGGCCTTGTTTCTACTGCCTTTACTACGGCCTATCACCCATCGTTTGCTAACGGCCTGTCACTCTGCAGAACTAAAACTGTTGTTGGGGGTGACGCTGGCTTTGGCAGGCGGCGTGCTTGCAGAACATGTCGGCGTTGCTGCGGATATCGGTGCACTGTTAACCGGTTTGACCCTGGCCGGCCATCCCAGCACCACTGCATTGGCAAATAAGCTATGGGGAATCAAGGAATTATTTCTGGTGGCGTTTTTCCTGCAAATCGGCTTGACGGATTTACCAGGTCGCGAACAATTTGTAATAGCGCTACAGTTGCTTGCCATGCTACCCTTACAAGGATTAATGTTTTTTGGGCTGTTTTTATTTGCCGGTTTACGCGCGCGCAATGCTTTTGTCTCGGCATTGGTATTGATGACTTATTCAGAATTTGCTTTGATTACCACTGGCGCCGTGGTTAAAGCAGGCCTGCTACCGGATGAATGGCAGGCTATTATCAGCTTGGCGGTAGCCGGTTCTCTAGCGATTGCCGCTCCGCTGAACCGTTTTTCGCAACCGTTGTTTGCGGCTTGCGAAACATTTTTGATTAAATTTGAAAAACCATCCGGTCACCCCGACCGCCTGCCTGATTGCTTGGGTGTGGCTGAATGGCTGGTGATCGGCATGGGCGATACCGGTATTTCTGCCTATCAAACCCTGGCCAACCAGGAGCAGCGCGTGGTGGGCCTGGATGCCGACCCCACGGTGCTGGAACGCTTATTAGCTGATGGTCGCCGGGTAGTTTATGGTGATGCGGAAGACAGCAGCCTGTTGAGCCGATTGCCCTTAGAACGGATTAAAGGCATTGTGCTGGCCGTGCCCAGCCTGGAAGTCAGGACCTCAGCAATCAGCTTATTGCGAAAACGCGGCTTTTTAGGTTTAATCGGTACTGTGGGCGGTAATGCGGAAGAAGCACTAAGTTTGCAACAGCAGGGCGCGGATTTTGTGATACAACCATTGCTGGAAGCCGGCAAACAATTGGCAAAACAAATTACCGGAAATCGCACTCCTCAGCACTAA